The genomic interval TCTTGGTAATTTTGCGCCTTGGTTTCATCCGTAAGTTCCTCCGGGCAAAACTTGGATGGTTGAGCTTTGCTGGTGATTCCTTTCGAGTACAGTAAACTACTGTCGTTCggtttggattttttttgtcCCTGGTCTTTGGATGACTCGAGCTCTTTCTTCTGTTCAATTTTGATTGGTTTTTCAGGTTTTCTTGCTTTATTACGAGCTGGTGAAGTAATGGAGTTAGCTTCCCTCTTAACATTACATTCCacctttttataatttgtggACTTGCCAATTCTAGCCGGATTTCTTTTATCCTTTCGCCCCTTGGGTGATAAAGAACGTTCGATGTCCGGCCGCCAGTTGCGGCAAAATGCCTCGGTATTCAGGTCCGTCGCCAATCTTCTGCAATTCTTACGCGGGAAGATGTTATAGGGTATGCCAAATTGTGCACCCTGAAGGGGTGACATCTCTCCATTGAGACCACCGCAGGCGCAGAACTGTTGAGGATACCCCATGTCGCAGTTGCCGGCGTAGTTGCAACAGTGGCAGTGACAAGTTCCATACATGTTCTGGTACACAGCTTGGTTGTTAAGCGCCCCATATCCACAGTCACAGCAGCAACCTCCACTGACTCTTTCAGCGGCACTCGGAGAATCACTCTGGACACCGACTGCGATGGTGCAACCTCCACTGACTCTTTCAGCGGCACTCGGAGAATCACTCTGGACACCGACTGCGACGGTGCGGCACTTGGGCCGCTGAGCACCGGATGCCGGAGTCCTATTGATGGACAGAGGACTCCCTTTAGCTTGATTTGCCTTGAAACTCTGGCTCCAAGTCATGTTTTTTACCTTCGCCTTCTCGGGACTCGCAGATCGGCTCATGGCGTCTTTGACTTCGAGGAAATGTTTGCGAAAGCGTCCCAATTTATACAACTCATTGCCGATCCTCTGGTTTAGGCTTTCCACCTTCTGGCGCGTTTGTTCGATTTTCTCAAAGGAAGATGAGCTCTCCGATTTCGGCTTTTTCGTGGCCGTGGAACCGGAAACCCCAACCAACGGACGGCGGTAGAGTTCCCTTACCTTCGTCTGCGTATTCCTAATGTAAGTCCGTTGGTGTCCCTCGATAGAGACTCGCTCCTGTCGTTTCAGTAAATAACTGGCACCTGTGAAATGTATATATAGGTATGTGTTTTTCAACAACTTTTAAATGGCTTGCCTACATTTACTGGCTTTGTTATCCATTGCCTTTTCTTAGGCGTGCTCGCAATTGAAATAcacagaaaatataaatatattcgttTCGATTTCATTGGTATTTTGCTTTGATGTTTAAGGCTGTGCTCATTGATTTCAAGTTATACAAATGCTATTAATTTCttatacaaaatgaattaAGAGAATCAGCAACGATTCCAAACACACCACCCGCCCCAAAAGACAGAAAAACTGATGCTGTTTagattattattaatttacgCACAATTTACACTAATAATTTCGTTTTATCTCTTAAAATTGACATGGATAATGTCGGGGATTTGGTACGCATTGACTGTAATGGGACATTATTGTATGTGTattgcaaaaaatatgtaagctAAAAATCATAACGTTCAACAAGTCCTAATTAACTACAATAAACCTAAGTATTACAGTGATTCAACAGTTTTACAGACGTTTcttcaaaagaaaaaatacaaatactatTGCAGGCCAAGATCAAAGGGATTGGATCGGCAACTGGAACTCGAACTGGGTTGCGTTGGGGCAAACTAAACTAATTCCTTCGACGACGCATATGTCTCTGAACACCCGGCACTGAATGAGCTGCTCGACAGGGGCGTGCTGACATCGCGACTTTCACCATTGAGCAAGTACACCGGCACGTGACTGGTCACCAGTTCCAGGTTGTGGGACGGCGAGAGTAACGCAGTGCTGTCTTCGTCCTCGGCCACGCGAATGGGAGCTGCAATCTCCAACTCGTTGCCCACCTCGGGCACCAAGTCCTGATCGAAATCGTAGGCGGGTTCTGGTGTCGGCAGATTGGCAACTGGCTCGACCAGCTGTTCATCTGGAGCCGGCTCTGGTTGAATAGAAGAGGTATCTAGTGCGGGATCTGCCTCAAACTCGAATGGGTAATCTATTAGCCACTGCTTCTTTTTCTTATTCTTTACATGCGTCCAAATGGGGCGCTTGAATCGCCGTCTTCGCTTTCGGCTTTTGCCATTCATTTTTGGCTTAATTAGCTTGTCCAACTGCTCGTGACCCAGTGACTCTTCCTCTTCCTGCTCCTGAGGCTGCTCCAGGGACTGTTCCTCTTCCTGCTCCAGTGAGTGTTCCTCTTCCTGCTCCAGTGACTGTTCCTCTTCCTGCTCCAGTGAGTCTTCCCCTTCCTGCTCCGAAGGCTGCTTCAGTGACTGTTCCTCTATCTCCGCCTGAGGCTGCTCTTCCAACAGCTGATGATCCTTTTCCTGTTGCTGATCTTCCACTAACTGCTCATTTGGAGTTTGATCTTCCACTAACTGCTCATTTGGAGATTGATCTTCCGCTTCCTGCTCATCCTCTTCTATCGGAGGTGGCTCCTTCTCTGCCAAGTTTATATTCTCAACATGAAGATGTGTTTCCTCCGGCGGTTGTTGATCCTCCAGCAGTTCTGCTTCTTCGTGCGCTTCTTGTTCGTCACCCATATGGTTATGCTTTTCCTCGTGGATCGCCAATTGATGTTGCTCTTGTAGCAGCTGCTCTTCCAGAAATTGTTGATGCTCCAGATCGAGCTCTCGTTCCTGCTCACTTGGCGCTACAGGAGCGTTGGGTTTCTCCGTTTTTTCTTCCTCGTTCAGTTGATATTGCGATGTTATAGTTTCTTGTTCCGGCAAATCATTTCCGTTTTCTAGCtcctttttcacttttttgtgTCGCTTTCCTTTAGGCTTCTGCTCCTTTCTTTGTTCCTCTAACTCTTTTTTGTGTCGCTTTCGTTTAGGCTTCTCCACCTTTTCTTGTTCCTCtaacttttttttgtggcgCTTTCTTTTAGGCTTCTGCACCTTTCTTTGTTCCTCTAACTCTTGATCATTCATACAACATATACCATCTTGGACAGTAGGAGCTTCTTCAGCTCTGAGTGACCGTGTCCGGCTCTTGAGATTACAACGTTTCAGTCTTATTATAGGCAATTTATGTGGCGCAGATTTGCGAATGGTGTCGAGATCCTGCTCCAGTTGCTGTACCTCTATTTTCCGCTTTGCATTTGAGGCGCGAAGCTTCCGACATCGCTTTGTGGCCTGCTTAAGCATACTAAGCTTGTCATCATTATTTTGCAACTTATGGCTTACTCTTCgattctttttcttcttctgaTTATTCAACCTACGTCGTCGAATATTCTCACGCTGCAGGGTTAACAGGTGATTGTAGTAGCTCACTTCATCGCCCGCTGCCTTGGAGAAAAGGCGTCGACTGAAATCCGAATCAGCGTTTGAGTTATGGTGGTCAGTTGATGCACTTCGTATCTGGCAGGGACTACTCGAACTGTGGGTTGAAGCTGGCGGCGTGGGCAACGCCACTCTTTGTCCTCGTTGCGTGTTCCGGATGCGGGTGGGTGTGGCCGAGATCTTTGTGGGTGTGCTACTGGAGGCGTTGCTAGTGGTGGGCGTTAGCTGACTGGCAGCTTCATTCCTGGCTTTGATCTTGGCGTCCAGTTTGGCGAACATTTTCGCACTGGCCTTTCGGTGCTCTGCAAGGATATCAAATTTAGATTAATaatactatatttttatatatgttaatttttcattaCCCTCTTTCCATCGATATGAATCTGTGCCATTGGACGAAGATGGCTTGTACTGCTTAATGGATGGCTTTTTGGATGCCCCTGTCTTGGCGTTCGGAGTAGTCGCGCCCAAGTGCCGGGGACTGAAGGTAACCTGTTTCTTGAGCAGCGAGGACTCGCTACAGTTGCTGTTTTGACTAGAAGTTTGACGGCAGTGGTAAAGTGGAGTTCGTTGTCCGCTGGCATCGCTGGCATTGCTGCTTCGCGGGAAGAAGCCATGGCTGTGGGAGCCTGAGTATTGATCATCCTCCACCAGATCCGGCTCCTCGTCATCCAACGTTTGCACACACTGATCGACAAGATGTGGCGCCGTGGTGGACACCAAATGGAGACTATCCCGGCGGCAACTGTAGCTGTTCACAATCCGCGGCACTGTGTAGGTAGTGGGTGGAAGCACAGCTCTTTCGTAAGTCCGCAGGTTGCTGGGATATATTCGAGTAACGGGCACGGAGTCGTCCTCGCCGAGAATCGTTGTCGATGTCTGATTGGCCGAATCGTTTGAGTTGGAGTTCGAATTGATGCCATCCACGTTGGCAGGCACATTAAAGTTAACTGAAAACATCTCCACATCATCGTCAGAGTCGCGCAGCTCTACGATTTCTATTGAGTTGTCAATGCCGCTAAACAGAGCATTGGCCCTCTTGCACGGCTCCAACTGGCGAGCATTCTGGCAGAGATTCTGGAGGAAAACGGGCGGATGATTGTTAATTGATGATGTCGGCGTACCAGATATGTCCCACATCGGGCAGCTGTCCTCATCATCGGAGCTGAGAACCTGTGCAAAAGAAGTTCACAAAATTTATTAGAATATTCGTTCGAAATTAATGACCATTTAAAGAAGTGTTCTTGGGCACTCAGTTGAGGTTGAAGTCATTTTGGGACAGCGAAGAGGAGCCAGCTACTGCCCGTCACGCGACTAACTGCGCCGGCAGTGGCTTTTGCCCAACCCGCTTGTCCGAATCAGACCTTTTACTAAGACATCATAGTTAAGCCAATACGAGCAACACAGTGAAGCTAGCTTATAGTCATATTTGCTTTTTAGGAGAATATTGAAAGTTTATAAACTAAAATCCACgttaaattatgcaaaataagATCAAATATATAAACTACTTCACACTATTGCTAACTTTAGTTAATCTTTGAAAGAAGATTTGCATGAGAGTGAAAGTAGCAAACTAACCACTTCGTTGGACTGGGGCGGTCGATTGTCCACCTTGCTGACCACATGCAAACTGGTGCAACTGCTCATTCGCAGATGATTCAATATGGTGCGCGTGGCCGAATTCTGGTCCGTAAACTTTGGCAAGTAGTGGGCATAGACACTTTTTAGGGCCAGCGATCTTGAGGGTCGCATGAACTTTTCGGCGAACTCCACGATGCGCTCCTTGACTGACTCATCCGACACCAGGCGCTGCCAGTAGTAAAATATGAGTATGTATTCAATGTAGAGTTTATCTGGCAGTTCGGCTTGAATCATAACGCTGGGCATGGACCAGTGGGGAAAGAGGCGGCTGCAAAAGAAGGAAACGATTAGTAAACtgcgataaaaaaaatatacgaaATGTTTTGGCACCCGAtaagccaaaaacaacaaatttaaaagtttaattttttaaggaCAATGGAAAAGATTTTCAGGAGCAGTTAATAATTTCAAAGTGGTGCTAaatcttaaataataatacgttttaataatagttttattaatGTTCATCAATTAAACGTGATTTAAAAAACCCgtatgtttgcttttttaaagaACATATGGCACAATTATCATGCGCCGAGTTTCACCGTTTCACGTTGAACTAATGGCTTGTCGGTTCTTTAATTGGCTCttataaacaaagaaaagagAGATCTGTCGATAAGAAGTCGTAAACTATTTGATTGTACACTACATCTGACTCATTGCATGCGTAGATGCCATACAGGTGTAAATTAAATAGTAAATAGTTGCcaaatgttttccatttgagTCGAACAAAACCACCTACCTGTACAGCATGGACAAAATGCTGGCTCTGTTG from Drosophila yakuba strain Tai18E2 chromosome 3L, Prin_Dyak_Tai18E2_2.1, whole genome shotgun sequence carries:
- the LOC6534177 gene encoding FK506-binding protein 5 produces the protein MSCSARSRKRNSGSTLDEYDKVSTLANADDTECTSPDPGREPESNEPDSQTEPEPEPEFGHLNETRRKIHDAIAALNDDSFDKRMARLLMQYEGAIREEFERAQYLPLKCRKLARILTGLTDVIHTMVQGRALQRDEGYRQRMCNIVGFYISCELCSAQEPVEKEEIIINRINSCLKLYVEYGDGGAGVHREHVLRTLLAAPKLFNRASILSMLYSRLFPHWSMPSVMIQAELPDKLYIEYILIFYYWQRLVSDESVKERIVEFAEKFMRPSRSLALKSVYAHYLPKFTDQNSATRTILNHLRMSSCTSLHVVSKVDNRPPQSNEVVLSSDDEDSCPMWDISGTPTSSINNHPPVFLQNLCQNARQLEPCKRANALFSGIDNSIEIVELRDSDDDVEMFSVNFNVPANVDGINSNSNSNDSANQTSTTILGEDDSVPVTRIYPSNLRTYERAVLPPTTYTVPRIVNSYSCRRDSLHLVSTTAPHLVDQCVQTLDDEEPDLVEDDQYSGSHSHGFFPRSSNASDASGQRTPLYHCRQTSSQNSNCSESSLLKKQVTFSPRHLGATTPNAKTGASKKPSIKQYKPSSSNGTDSYRWKEEHRKASAKMFAKLDAKIKARNEAASQLTPTTSNASSSTPTKISATPTRIRNTQRGQRVALPTPPASTHSSSSPCQIRSASTDHHNSNADSDFSRRLFSKAAGDEVSYYNHLLTLQRENIRRRRLNNQKKKKNRRVSHKLQNNDDKLSMLKQATKRCRKLRASNAKRKIEVQQLEQDLDTIRKSAPHKLPIIRLKRCNLKSRTRSLRAEEAPTVQDGICCMNDQELEEQRKVQKPKRKRHKKKLEEQEKVEKPKRKRHKKELEEQRKEQKPKGKRHKKVKKELENGNDLPEQETITSQYQLNEEEKTEKPNAPVAPSEQERELDLEHQQFLEEQLLQEQHQLAIHEEKHNHMGDEQEAHEEAELLEDQQPPEETHLHVENINLAEKEPPPIEEDEQEAEDQSPNEQLVEDQTPNEQLVEDQQQEKDHQLLEEQPQAEIEEQSLKQPSEQEGEDSLEQEEEQSLEQEEEHSLEQEEEQSLEQPQEQEEEESLGHEQLDKLIKPKMNGKSRKRRRRFKRPIWTHVKNKKKKQWLIDYPFEFEADPALDTSSIQPEPAPDEQLVEPVANLPTPEPAYDFDQDLVPEVGNELEIAAPIRVAEDEDSTALLSPSHNLELVTSHVPVYLLNGESRDVSTPLSSSSFSAGCSETYASSKELV